The window ttGATATTTGAAATGGAAACACAGCTGTAATTGGAGCAGATGTAACATTTTGAGATAAAAATGGCTCATGGCtcctataaacaattttaaaatataaacaaacaaacaaaaaaaacttaaaatcaagaatttaaaacttttttagtaattaacACCAggttacacacacacacatacgcatgtatgcaaaaatatatatagaataaaacaaaaaatttatatacatttaaatacaaacttagttaaccaaaataaaacaataaatctcACTTATCTAAAAAATCCCAAATGTCTATGCTACCATCAACTCTTCCTATGAAGAAAACTCCTGGTCGTGTTGGGCTCCAATGTCCAGAGGAAAGTTGACACTGGTGGGCAAAAGATTGAAAAATTGGtccaaactttaaaaaaacacattacacaattttttaattataacaaacaaaaaaattagtactATAATCATTGTTTAAGACATTTATCatgattataattataaatagctCTTGCTTCCTATGGAACAATTTCAAATAACATTAGTAATTCACATACACACTATtgctacaaattaaaaaatataatcaaaaaccTTACAGTAAGATCCTTCTTCCATAATGCAAATGACCATCCACCTACAgttaagattatattttttacgaATGGCGACCACTGCAACGTACTAATTTTTCCATCGTGTGCATCCAAACAATATGTTGGAGGActagctaaaataaaaatcaattaaaattaaaacaaacagaTGCAATATTGATACCAGCAGATCCAAGGTGGATACCAACAAACACATGTTAAACTATTAACAAccaataagtaaaataaaaaagatcaataataaaattcacTTTTCAGCAAGATTTGTAAAACTTTGTAaaccaagaaaagaaaatactGAAACCAAAGGTTAATATATCAGAATTAACCTAAAGCGTATATATCAGAATTAACCTAATAACTCACAAATTGTTTTTCCAGTATCTAAACTTTTAGTAGGTACCCAGTCTTGATAAACTATTTCACCATCCTAAAATgaattaacatttaacaaattgttaataaacttatttatttttttcattttaaagatgaaaaaaaaaaaaaacagaaaaaataaagaccATCACTTAGAAATACTTTattacaaaagcaatttttgTATGCAGTACCTCAGTAGcaactaaaaactttatatgCAGTACTTCAGTAGcaactaaaaactttatatgCAGTACCTCAGTAGcaactaaaaactttatatgCATACCTCAGTAGCAACTAAAAACTTTGTATCTACACTGTCCAGCTGATTTCCttcaaactttttcttaaatgacTGTTCAAAAGGATCAGGTTCCCGTAATATCATTTGAACAGGTGTTTCCACTAAAAATCAAGTAtccaataataaatatttttattttaaaaattaaaaaacttttaaagaattacAAGTACTTAaacttaattaacttaaaataataactttagtaaatattattattatataaatattattgtgctatctaatattaaatagttataattaaaGCTAGCAGCtggtattatatataatttttttatataattcacCCCAGGCTCCAGAGTCACTACAGCTTACCACAGTCTACTGATCACAGACTACAATAGGCTactaaatactaataaatattaataaataataataaatatttttattttttcaaatttaagtttatttgcaACTCTCTTTAAACCTTTTATCTTCAAAACACAAACTTTAAAAGCTTAAataagaaacaagttgagttcAGAACTTCCAGAGACATAGGGTGGATTTGAACCTCAAATTTCCTTATTATGTGACAAGTGTTCTACATCTAGTCTACTACATTGATAGAGGAAAAAACATGTAATTTTAAGAATAGTCTgctattatctaaaaaattattttttttaagtttttatagtttttaaaaaaaaattaaattcctattttgtagcaaaaaacttaataaacatttttactgaTCTTTTTCTTTGGTTGATGTTGCTCAGATATTAGACACCTCACAGTGCTATATTCACCATTTCCTTTCAATTTATGGACTGAgacctaaaaattaaaaaaaaacattatcattataatcatcatcatcatcatcatcatcatcgtcatcatcatcatcatcatcatcatcatcatcatcatcatcatcatcatcatcatcatcatcatgatgatgatgatgatgataatgatgatgatgatgatgatgatgatgacatcatcatcatcatcatcatcattatcatcatcatcatcattgtcatcatcattgtcatcatcattatcatcatcatcatcatcatcatcatcatcatcatcatcatcatcattatcatcatcatcatcattgtcatcatcattgtcatcatcctcctcatcatcattatcattttcatcatcattgtcatcatcatcatcgtcatcatcatcataatcatcatcatcaacatcattgtcatcatcattatcgccatcatcatcatcatcatcatcatcatcttcataattattataatcatcataattattgacaaaagtaaaaataaatgagaCCTTTAggttaaaattacaaaagtacTATTTAGCAAATGagcttaaaactaaaaaatagatTATACTGCAGATTAATTAAGTGTCAAACAAGAACATATTAAAAACTAGTGTCGCGCAAGGACCAATTAAAAACCAGTGTCATTCAAGGACATATTAGGAACTAGTGCCATGCAAGGACAGATTAGGAACTATTGTCTTACCCTTAATAATGGCTTCCAGGAGGAAACTAAATGTTGAAAAGAATAACTCTCcaattgatttttctttttgggTATATCAGAATAGGATTTTGAAGTACTGACATCCCAAAATAACACAGttctaaatcaaaaatattttttttgagaaacaCTGAACCAATCTCATagaaaaactcattttataaaccattattagacaaattaaataataaatcattaatataaaaatggatgatttaaaaataaaacaattttatgacaCTTAAACCAATCAAGTTAATTGACACTCAAATAAAtagaataagaaataaatagaaCAAGTTAAATAGAAGCACATAAAACCAATTAAGTATGTTGGCATGCTAACTTAACATACATAATTGTGTATCAATTCACCTATTGGTCATCAAACCAGAATTTTTTGACTATAGCTTTATGTGCTTCTATTTAACATCAATTCATTCAGTTACCTTTGGAAAACTATTTTTCCATAGAAAGaaaataatagttaattttttgctaaataattggtataaaatttttggCATAAAAATGTAATTGACACTCCCAGATATTgtttataactaataaaaagttttgacaagtttaataaaaagcttttgttaattaaaaattcctGAATGTTTCAATATTCTCAAGCAGTGtctttatagcaaataaaataagattatgGCTGCTTGTAAggttaataaacataaaactgCAGACTACATTCCATCAATTTAACaagttatgattatttatgtacacataaaaaaaaacgctAATGCATTTATACTTCCAGTAAAAGGTGTTAAAAACAAACCCATCACTACTGCAGCTTAGCAACTGAGTGCACAAACCAGATGTATTTTCATATACAATACCATTCGCTCCAATCtagaataaatttatcttagttaaaaaacaaaaataaaaacatcctAAATgttaacacacaaaaaaaaaacatcctaTTTGTTAACAGTGACACTGACTATTACTACTTACACTCAACATGtaacattacatttttaataacattcaCACAACTAAGTATGAATATCACTACACTCAACAGTACACACAAATTTGTTCCAAATTCATCTTTTCTAAATACACTAACTTTTGCATCAAACATGCAACAAGGCAACTACTAAACAACAGAGTCTAATTCGCAATAATTCTAGTAAAACACTAGAATAGTTCAAATAATTTCCTATTTGCCATGATTGCAACTGCTATAAATGAGATTTATTTGTGTggataatagaaataatataaaaaatatagaaaaaataaatcttacaTAACTatttgttgaattaaaaaatcttttgaagatagaattaaaacagttttaatcaTGCTATTTTTTTAGACTTActgtaataaaatgtaaatattgttctatattataatcaaaaaaattcataaataaaagtaaaaattaaataaactaataacagtccaaacaaataaaactttaaaaataaggtcaaaAGTATCCCATAATAAAGACAAtgcaaagatttaaaaattctaaagtttttaaaaatgtatactttaaaaaacaatcttatGATAAGACAGGTATCATAAGAGGctgttgctattttttaaagtatatgttttgtaaaactttagaacttttttttacaaaacttttaagttattttttttttaattcaactcaCTCTTTAAAACCTTTGCATTGTCTTTAATATAGGACATTTTtcactttttgaacaaaaaaacacaatttaaatacataagttatgtaccattctaaaaaaaattcacaaaaaaaaatatatcaattttggTTTAATTTCAAGGTGTCTGTTGAAAGTCTTTGGTAccagcaaataaataaaaaactgcaaCTTGCTTTATGCTATTAACAACTttctaaatttactaaaagtttttattcaattattaaaCCAGGTTGGAGGAAGGAAACTTCAAGTGaagttttaatgcatttttaataaactcaaaTGACAGAAGCTTTTTAGATAGTAATGCAGCAATACTTAATGAtttgcataataaataataatgcaacttacagtgaaatttttaaaaatttataaattatacatttttattttatcacattttttaaatttctagaaACCAATTAAACCAAAATTCTCACAATATCAAACAACAACttcaaagtaattaaaacataaCTCTTAAGccataaaagatattttacattgtaaaaataattatttttattgaaaactgttttttgatcatttttttacaaatgatcaaagtatgaattaaaaaagatcaaagaacaaatttaaaaatgactaattaaagaaataaaaatgtataattacttcaaccattttttattaaacaattttgtaaagtttCATTTTTCCAGCTTAAGTAATGtatttccataaaaatttttactcccAACCTCTATATGATCTGGTATCCATTGAATATCAGTAACTGCTGTTCGATGTGACTTTTCAATACTTGATACTACATAACATTGAACGATGGGAGCTGATTCCGGAGTTTTAATGTTGAACATCACAggctaaacaaacaaaaattcaaataaaaattaagatattaaataattgaataaatcaatatctttttacaaaaaaaattttgcattaaaattaaaataataaatttagaaaatatatacacaaacaatttaaaaaatatatattaattgacAATTCTAAAAAAGACTCACTCtgaaatttaattgtaattgtaaagaaaagaaaaaatatatatatctaaaaaaatattaacataagaaaaattaactgACTTGTTTGGATTTTTCCTTGATAGGAACACCTTTGCTGTGTGACATATGGTTTTGCAAACGATCAGAGTGTTCTGTTATGTCCCACATTACAatctgaaaaacaaaaaaatttcagattgtattcatttttacatagcaatttataaattaggttttttaataaaggaaCACAGGTATTTTAGGTTTTTAGTCAAACATGTAAAAGTacttaaaattaacaaactgtACAAGTTGTCCGTGTCCAAGACgaaaaaaaatctgataatataattacaaaaaatagataaaacaaaaatcataaatatattgcaatatattaaaaaaaaattaaataatattaaatatgttaaatattatacattataacaatatattattataaaaaaattttcattaaaaaattccttCAAAATGCAAAAGTGCAAGACAAAAGTATCCCTAATTTAAGATATAATTTGCAGTGCAACGATTTCCATTGATGAATtgcaaaatgttaaaactattagaaacatttttttaaaagaattggTCTCTTTTctatttgctatttttataattaaagtaataattacaaaaaaaagggGAATTCATTCTTTCTGAATAAGTCAAATTGTATATTACAAACTATGAAAGTTGTCTCTGtccaaaaaaaaagagaaaaatttaactgtggtctaaaaacaaaactttacttgttgtaaataaataactttagaaaaaaaacaagttcaacCCTCCAATTGAAGCACGTTTATCTCTTTTATTCTTAAACCATATGTTTAAGAATAAAAGAGATAAACATGCATTTAAACTTTCATCATATGTTTATCTCTTTTacctttttattgattataagtataaaaagtaaattatttttcccCTCAAAAGTATGTTgtatttttgatttctttattttataatttttctaaactttataaagttattcaaacataatttttttaaaactaatttctgTTTGTGACAATTTGTGGTATTTAGTATAGTGTAAAACagcatgattttaaatatttattaaactaatagtttaataaagtttaataaaacttgaTTGGTTTAAGTCCATACAACTGAATAAAAAGTATCTTTCAATGAAAGGAACAATTAACTATAACGTTGATACAAAAGTTTACAGGGTTTTATTTTACcctgttgttatttttttgtaggtTTAATTCAGCATACTTAAGGAACAACTTTGaatgatactttttttaacttcaaattgGGACAATCCATTGCTGAGACAGGGCGCAAAACTAACCAAGTGTGGAGCCCTAATAGCTTTGGGGAAAGCACAGTGCAACAACAACTCAAgaaatttcatttcaaaaacaTCAGATTTGAAGATGTAGTAGTAGTCAACCTAAAGTATTCTAAGACAACAAACTGAGGAACCTGGTAGACTCATGACTCATTACAAATAGCTCAAGTGATTGGGCTGGAAATAGGTTTCAGCCACCATGCAATCTTAGGTGGCTGAAAATGTATTGGAATAGTGAAAAAAACTGACAAGCCTCTCAGACATTTCCCAATAGTGAAAACCCATCAAATAAAAACTACAAGAAATCAACAaaatgtatcaatttttttgtcaGCAGCAGCCAGCACTGATCAACAGAAGAAGGCTGAACCTGCTCCACAACAATGCCCATTCGCACGTTTCACAAATCACTGTCCAAAAAAATGAATTGAGCATCAAAACTCTGCCTCACCCGCTATATCCCCTAGACCTTTTGCCAAACAACTACTAATATTTCATACACATTGGTAATTTACTCATTGGTAGATCCTATGctaatgaaaaacaattaaaaagggCCTTGTCAACTTCGTTGAATCCTGACAGAATTTATCAACTTGTAACACGTTAGCAAAAGTGTGTCAATTCTGCTGATACTTACTTTAATTGAACCGAGTCAGTGATGTTAccccatttaaaattttacctaTTAAAACTCTAAGAACTTTCGTATAACCTAATAAAGCAATGAGATGTTACTAGCTGTAATGAGTGTGCTGAAATTTACTGTTGTGTTTGCATTGTATTAGAATATAATGAAATCCTACCATACTTAGAGACCTATGTTGGAATACAGCATTTTATTTATCTCTTATCAACactaagaaataattttaatgtaagaCAAAAGAAagaataacataaaattaagtaggcaatttattgtaaaaattaaaagactaaaCATTCTAAGaataaacagaataaaaaaaaacaaagctctCTGGATCGAGAAACAACTGATTTGATCAATGTCAATAAATTTAagaacaaaatcaaaaagtttttcaagCTAAATCatctatactttttattatctatattgtattatatatatatatatatatagatatatctatatatatatatatatatatatatatatatatatatatatatatttattcctgaagtttataaataaaagtaaaaaaaaatgcataataaaaaaaacctgtcCATTGATACAACCAGCTGCAATGATATTTGGATTAGTAGGATTAAATTTAAAGCAAAGAACATTTGTTGGTGACTCCAACagtaactatataaaaaactacaatgatattaaaaatttaaatactatcaaaaatttttaaaatggataacaaaatcaaaaaatgtgtaacaaaattaaataaataaacagaaaaataaaaaaatattttttaataataaacttaaaattttttcataaaaatttataaatattgtaactaataaattataaaattactaaagGATGAATAGGGTCCCCAAAACTCCAAATAAGTATTAAAGAAGGCTCCATAAGTAAACTTGTAGAATTATCAACTCGATCATAGAAAGTCATGTGTTCAATGCAAGAAACAGCAATTAACCCTGACAAacgaaaactaaataaaaatcaattaatcacctggcattattttaaaaattacactaaatAATTAAACTCAACCTTTAATAGTAGGATGCCATTGCACTTCTGAAATCGATTTATTCTTGCTGAACTGAAGGTCTGTAAAAGATTGGtactcctaaaaaaaaatacaaaagtaaataaaaaaaatttaagttgaaCAATAACTAATTTATctcaatcttaaaaaaaagctaataattaaaaatttataaaacaggaaataaaaaggataacataacaaaacattaaaaaatttaaaaattgaggtattgaataaaataaataaattttttttcatcaactaATTTGTCAATGTATTGACCTTGTTTATTAAAGCTTATGTTGCAAAACTATAAGGTTATGAGAAGGGTATaacaaaaattgagaaaaaatagAGAACAACCTGTTTCTAAAGTGGTACCCTGGGCCTTGCGTAAGTAAACttatgaaagaaaaagtaaaaaaaaaattagtagttGGATATAACCTTTtttcttgaataattttatatataaatataatttttttttcctaaagagtaaaaaatttcttctcagagttttaatacttaaatattttaaacttaaataaaatatataccatAAGAAAACACAGCTAttccaaaattaaaactttctaaaatccCCCAATATTTAAAtacctttaaatttatttctgacTTTGATAAAAACATACTGTCCTCGTGTCCTATCACACTAAAATCATTGTTGAATATAtcaattgttaaattttctttcaGTGCTTGTtctaacctaaaaaaaaagtcaatttgcatacaaaatactattaaatatgtaaaattacttataaaagaatttgaacATAAAGCTGAAATCTGCATATAAACTATACTACGAAGATATCAggataaaaacatatatattatttcatatcTTAAACAGATTAGATGTTTTGTTCATTATATATAGCCTTCGATTTTATACTGAAAATATATACATCTGTATATGTACATGTATGTACAATgtggtatttataaaatatatacaaacatatataaatacatattacaACAGCTTTAGGAGCCATTAAATCACTACAAAGTGTC is drawn from Hydra vulgaris chromosome 07, alternate assembly HydraT2T_AEP and contains these coding sequences:
- the LOC101234436 gene encoding dynein axonemal intermediate chain 3 isoform X2, producing MKNLSVLKMDTNVPTYIMPLFFTTKTQEIFQCKADKDLTEDSPYKIIEKEKILQDFKNRAAISDFHPARKIIENYPSDTLLIIYDPMFKYGQNFCLVTDEKQKQLLLEPEAKIDVVEAKSSEEIFLSSEEILRERSPKPWKSFGSEQEVEDEIINTSREKVKFILKRERRCFGGPTNFSDYDANKYVECLPFECESFIKMNELDKAVQDLYTMKEVGCQTNRLLPRNACTQYEPRFYTEEQIHDVMKSKHFLEFFSEIVPRLEQALKENLTIDIFNNDFSVIGHEDSMFLSKSEINLKEYQSFTDLQFSKNKSISEVQWHPTIKGLIAVSCIEHMTFYDRVDNSTSLLMEPSLILIWSFGDPIHPLLLLESPTNVLCFKFNPTNPNIIAAGCINGQIVMWDITEHSDRLQNHMSHSKGVPIKEKSKQPVMFNIKTPESAPIVQCYVVSSIEKSHRTAVTDIQWIPDHIEIGANGIVYENTSGLCTQLLSCSSDGTVLFWDVSTSKSYSDIPKKKNQLESYSFQHLVSSWKPLLRVSVHKLKGNGEYSTVRCLISEQHQPKKKIMETPVQMILREPDPFEQSFKKKFEGNQLDSVDTKFLVATEDGEIVYQDWVPTKSLDTGKTISSPPTYCLDAHDGKISTLQWSPFVKNIILTVGGWSFALWKKDLTFGPIFQSFAHQCQLSSGHWSPTRPGVFFIGRVDGSIDIWDFLDKSHEPFLSQNVTSAPITAVFPFQISKKQQLLAVGDELGTLHVLEVPWNLRNATVNEVGIIEAYFEREASRVILANERHTLTTNKAEEPLLNVVPIIEETSINNAEKLYLEYLELEKRILTELNISITVT